Genomic window (Lates calcarifer isolate ASB-BC8 unplaced genomic scaffold, TLL_Latcal_v3 _unitig_267_quiver_913, whole genome shotgun sequence):
AACATTAAAGCAATACAGTAAGTGTTgtttaaggtaaaaaaaaaaaaagataagattTTTCAGCTGCCTACATCATGGTAcccagaggggaaaaaatggtgttttctctctctgtagaaaactgaatgttttttctctgttatttgaatgtctcacacacacacactcacacaaagtaGCTCAGTAACTCAATTCTCCAAATcacctgtgtgattgtgtgagaGTCGAGCATTGCATATCATCACACACTCCCCCGCAGATGATGGAGTGTTTTCACAGTCCATCATTCCCAcacctcatctctctccctcccctcccgtTGCCATTGTTCTACAAAGCAGTATAATTAAAGgagcaaagaaagagaaagaaaggaggataGACGGAAGGACGGAAGGAGAGCAGGATGAGATTGGAGGCTAATTGACTGAGGATGACTGAGCAAAGGGGTGGAAAGATGGGgtagggggggtgggggtggggagggagagagtggggagggagggtgacAAGCCAGGGAAGGGCAGAttaaagggagggaggagggacagggagaggaggcgGGGGAGCCAAAACTGGCAACCCTGCCCCAACTGCCAAAGTCCCTATTTTGTCATTGGGtggctgtgacagagagagggagccaagagagaaataacagagaaagagagagagagggagaaagcgaGAGACTACGATTGGATGCCAGTGATAGAGTAAAAGACTAAAGCAGCTTGTGAATTTTCTTAGTTGTCATGGGCCCTTGGGGGTCGATCAAGTGGCACCGCTGActcacagaggagaggacagaagacACAtcaagaaacaacaacaaccacaaaaaacGCGCACAAGTGACAAGAAGTAACTAAGGACAACAAAGCTTTTATAAGTAACAGCTtgagagaaacacaagagaGTGAGGGGCACCCAGGGTGAGTGTCTCATCCAGAGGGGAGACGGTCTTTAGTGTGAGAGCAGCTGACAAGATCACCCAGATCCTTCGGTCCATCGTCCATCCTGTCAGTCCGTCTACTGAggaagagacatgaagagacCTCACGACTACAGCTCCCCAGACTCGGACACAGACGAGTTTATTGACGTGGGACAAGAAGACAGCTATTGGTGAGCATCCACCAACCACACCTGAGTTTGCAACACATGCCCTCCAATCACAGTTCAGAGTGAAATTAGATGGTATCCGGATGTAATTAGTGGCTCAAGACAAATTAGCTCTAAACATATTTGCCAGTGAACTATGGGATTTGCAAAAATTTTGACATGTAGAAGCTGccacacactgagctgcagacaAGCTGACGGACTGCAggaaattttttttaaatctgagaaGGCGATGCGGTTTATGAAACAATAATGACAAACGAGTAACTCCTACTCTCAAAAGTTTTCTGCATTGGGATAAAATCCATTTGTAAATTATTGGCAAATGTATTTAAGTAATTTGAAAGTTTTGACACGCCCTCTAACAAAACCAAAGCTGTCAGTTTCAAGTTTAAACTTGAGGCCTGTGGCAGCAAATTTGCCACATTCACACAtccagatatatatatattcatcgCATTTTCCCTGTCTATGAAACTGTCATGTCACGTTTGCTCCTTTTACTTGCCCGTGTGAGTAAATGCAGAGGTGCATAGCAGTCATTGCATGCATGACATGCATTAAAATAAGTTTATGTTAAAGAATTGTGAGGTCTGTCATGTCTGAAGCATGGAAACAGTGGCTGAAGATTATAGATGTATTTAGTATAGAAAATATCATCAGATCAAGTACATAAAAAAATGTTGCGTGAgtccagttttaaaatgtattcatcaaGCATTTCTTGGTTAATTTATGACTGTAAATTATGCAACAATGTTTCAATCTTTAATCCTTTCCAGTTCAGAAACTCTTTGATGttgcaaaaacataaaaatttaaTTATCAGATGAACAGCAAAGCAACAAAGAGGGACAACCCTACATTAAATATACTGGGGATATTATAACATATTGTGGGAACATTAGAGGCacattgtgtgtgagtgaatactgaatttgaatttgttttattatacTCTGTCTCTTCAGTACAAGACATATAAACATTCTTGCTTTATTTTTAGAGATTTAAtccactgtcaaaaaaatgcTCTGTTCAGTTCATATTGTATTAAGGTACAGGAAACTTACACAGAAACATATGAACTTATACAGGAAACTTGAgtgttgcatgtttttgtcaCAAATTCATATAGTCAACCATAGTTTGTCTATTATTTGCATGTATATAGCTAAATATATGCAGAGGGAATAATCTGGAAAATGCACCTTTACAAatacacagtgtttttatttgaaagaaaaaaaaaaacatttcaacctCTGAATGTACGTGTGACCCACAATGCCATGCTGCTTAACTGCAGACATTTCCTTACAACCTGTTTGAGTGTTGTGGAAAATGTCTGATAGGCAGTAAAATGACTCTTTACAAGTCATTACACAGTTTTAGGTGCATTAGTCACATTTTTTGGCTGGCAGTGTGGAAATGTGGATTAAAGGGAATATTCATTAGCATGTATTTCTAACAGTGTATCTACagtacacaaaaacacattcacatgaatATTGCCTACATCACAGGCACTCAGCAAGCCAGCAATGCTAAAGACGGTTTGGATAAATCAGATTGCCATGTGACATGCAAACAGAAGACAGTACAGCCTTTTCAAGTCAGCCCCATCAAACATAAAcctaaacaaaaacacacagctaaaTTGGCAGCCTTCATGTTAAAATCTAATAGAAACGCAATAAGTCTCTGGTGGGGCAGTTTTGAAGGGGACTCCAAGCTGACAGGCTCTTTCAGGCCTGTAAGATGAGtgttcacaaacaaacacaatccaTATTGAGTGACTGTACTCGGAGGAGCTCACATCCCATGCTGCATGCTGGAGCCCCATGCGAGCGAAAGCATCGCCCCAAGGCTATATAATCATCTTTCTAAAAGTGCTTTTGCTCAGATGGAAAGGAGAACAGCATGTCATTTCACTGAGACTAATGTCCAGAAACGcattaaaccaaaaacaatctcgtcctccctcctctcccgGGTACTCCTTTGCCTCTCCCTGCCCAAAAAACAAATTAGATTGAAGGGGGCTGATGTGCCATCCTGCCTCTGTCTCATATTAAGGAgggtaataataacaatatgcAGGAGAATCAAAGTTACtatatttctctctgtgccaGCGCCATCCCCCACATTTCcctcaactctctctctctatctccacGCTACAGCCCAGTCACCGGGTCCATGTCTCCTGGCAGCGCCTCGCAGATTCTGGCTcgaaagaagagaagaggggtgAGTGGATTATAACCTTGGATTGTCATCTTTTTTAGGGCTGTCTTTTTTGGGTTGGTCCTaactctccctctgctcctcttgtTTTGTAGATCATAGAGAAGAGGCGCAGAGACCGCATCAACCACAGCCTGTCAGAGCTCCGCAGACTTGTACCCAGTGCTTTTGAGAAACAGGTAACTGCTTACAAATCTAATTCAGTGATACAAGTAATAACCCAGCTTCATTAAATCTGATCTAATCTTCATTTTCCCTTGCAGGGTTCATCTAAGCTGGAGAAAGCAGAGATTCTGCAGATGACAGTGGACCACCTCAAACTGCTGCATGCCATGGGAGGAAAAGGTGAGAattcttgacttttttttttttttttgcatcccTAACAATCCACTTTCTAGGATTTTCTGTGTGTCATTCGTTTTCTgtgtaacacagacacaaaaagccTTTGAAATAATGCTGGAAAAGATCTTAAACCCATCAAAAAAGTAGacaaatatattattattgtcttatttttttgatcaaaagattaaaaagacaGCATGCACAGGAAGAACTTTCATGACTAACTGCATTCCATTACCATTATTCAGTGCATGACtaactctcttcttctctcttagGATACTTTGATGCGAGGGCCTTGGCAGTCGATTATAGGACCCTGGGTTTTAGGGAGTGTGTTGGGGAGGTGGTGCGGTACCTCAGTTCCCTTGAGGGGGAGTCCCCGGACCCTATAGGAGCCCGCCTGGTCTCCCACCTCTCACACTGCGCAAGTGAGTTAGACCCTCTCCTCTTACAGTCGGCCCCGGCCTCCGCCTTGCCCTTCCCTCCTTGGCCGTGGGCGTCCTTTCCTCAGATCTCCCCCACCTCGCCAGCCTCCTCCTCGCCTCCATTCCCCAACGGGCGACGGGATCTCGCCCTGCTGGGGAGCTACCCATCGCCTGCCTCCCTCCGCCTCGCCCCCTTGGCTGGCTGCCAGCAAGGCGCACCGCCACTCCTCGCGCCCACAGCTCTGGCCACCGTCCACAGGATGCCCTCCCTCGCTGCGTCCCCAGCCCTCGCCCCCTCCAGGCCGACCCAGCCATCCCCTCACTGTGCCACCAGGGCCTCGCCTCTTCCCCTCCCcaccccttcctcttcctctccctcctcctcctcctcctcttctacttCATCAACCTCTGCTCCGCCGCAAGTCTCTTTCAGGCCCTTTG
Coding sequences:
- the LOC108893004 gene encoding hairy/enhancer-of-split related with YRPW motif-like protein, whose product is MKRPHDYSSPDSDTDEFIDVGQEDSYCPVTGSMSPGSASQILARKKRRGIIEKRRRDRINHSLSELRRLVPSAFEKQGSSKLEKAEILQMTVDHLKLLHAMGGKGYFDARALAVDYRTLGFRECVGEVVRYLSSLEGESPDPIGARLVSHLSHCASELDPLLLQSAPASALPFPPWPWASFPQISPTSPASSSPPFPNGRRDLALLGSYPSPASLRLAPLAGCQQGAPPLLAPTALATVHRMPSLAASPALAPSRPTQPSPHCATRASPLPLPTPSSSSPSSSSSSSTSSTSAPPQVSFRPFAPLGSPTAQRRGLSGSAKATQGWGTEIGAF